From the genome of Triticum aestivum cultivar Chinese Spring chromosome 3B, IWGSC CS RefSeq v2.1, whole genome shotgun sequence, one region includes:
- the LOC123072438 gene encoding protein disulfide isomerase-like 1-4 — protein sequence MAAMPMPTPSPRFLLLLLLLATPFLLLPLAVSSIPTSNPDIDLDYLIKNAGLDDAPSDDPEDWLDDGAPASPGDDLDADYDEEDLFGDDDGPEESSHPEVDEAHVLLLTAANFTAVLAARRHVMVEFYAPWCGHCRALAPHYAAAATHLAEQGVDVALAKVDATEDHDLAQAHDVQGYPTLLFFIDGVPRDYSGERTKDAIVAWIGKKLGPAVRNLTAVDEAEKIVTGDDVAVLAFLDHLLGAHSDELAAASRLEDTVSFYQTTSPDVAKLFHVDPEAQRPSVVLLKKEEEKLTVFDGEFRASAIAEFVSANKIPLITTLTQETAPAIFDNPIKKQILLFAVAKESSKFLPIIKETAKSFKGKLLFVFVERDNEEVGEPVANYFGITGQETTVLAYTGNEDAKKFFFSGEISLDTIKEFARDFLEDKLTPSYKSDPVPELNDEDVKVVVGKSLDQIVLDESKDVLLEVYAPWCGHCQSLEPIYNKLGKYLRGIDSLVIAKMDGTNNEHPRAKPDGFPTILFYPAGKKSFEPITFEGDRTVVEMYKFLKKHAAIPFKLKRPDSSAARTDGSGSTTEGEKSSGSNPKDEL from the exons ATGGCGGCGATGCCGATGCCGACGCCCAGCCCCCGattcctcctcctgctgctcctcctcgccacccccttcctcctcctccccctcgccgTATCCTCAATCCCCACCTCCAACCCGGACATCGACCTCGACTACCTCATCAAGAACGCCGGCCTCGACGACGCCCCCAGCGACGACCCCGAGGACTGGCTCGACGACGGGGCACCCGCCTCCCCCGGCGACGACCTCGACGCCGACTACGACGAGGAAGACCTcttcggcgacgacgacgggccggAGGAGTCCTCCCACCCCGAGGTCGACGAGGCCCACGTGCTCCTCCTCACCGCCGCCAACTTCACCGCCGTCCTCGCCGCGCGCCGCCACGTCATGGTCGAGTTCTACGCGCCCTGGTGCGGCCACTGCCGCGCGCTCGCGCCCCACTACGCCGCCGCCGCGACGCACCTCGCAGAGCAGGGCGTCGACGTCGCGCTCGCCAAGGTGGACGCCACCGAGGACCACGACCTGGCGCAGGCGCATGACGTGCAGGGCTACCCCACCCTCCTCTTCTTCATCGACGGCGTGCCCAGGGACTACTCCGGCGAGAGGACCAA GGACGCCATCGTGGCTTGGATCGGCAAGAAGCTGGGCCCTGCGGTGCGGAACCTCACCGCCGTcgacgaggccgagaagatcgtCACCGGCGACGACGTGGCCGTGCTCGCATTCCTTGACCACCTCTTG GGTGCTCACAGCGATGAGCTTGCTGCTGCCTCAAGGCTGGAAGATACCGTCAGCTTCTACCAGACTACAAGCCCCGATGTAGCCAAGCTTTTCCACGTTGACCCGGAGGCACAGCGCCCGTCAGTAGTCCTGCTCAAGAAAGAGGAGGAGAAGCTGACCGTTTTTG ATGGCGAGTTCAGAGCTTCTGCGATCGCCGAGTTTGTGTCGGCAAACAAAATCCCATTGATCACCACCCTCACACAGGAGACCGCCCCTGCGATTTTCGATAATCCGATCAAGAAGCAA ATTTTGCTATTTGCTGTTGCGAAGGAGTCCTCAAAATTTCTGCCCATCATTAAGGAAACAGCAAAATCATTCAAGGGGAAG CTTTTATTTGTCTTTGTGGAGCGTGACAATGAGGAAGTTGGCGAACCTGTTGCCAATTACTTTGGAATTACTGGACAAGAGACCACG GTTCTTGCTTACACTGGGAATGAAGACGCTAAGAAGTTCTTCTTCAGCGGTGAAATATCACTGGACACCATTAAG GAATTTGCTCGAGATTTCCTGGAGGACAAGCTCACACCATCCTACAAGTCTGACCCAGTACCTGAATTG AATGATGAGGACGTCAAAGTTGTTGTTGGCAAGAGTCTAGATCAAATAGTTCTGGATGAGTCAAAGGATGTTCTTTTGGAG GTATATGCACCATGGTGTGGGCATTGTCAGTCACTGGAGCCTATCTACAACAAGTTGGGCAAGTATCTCCGTGGCATCGACTCCCTTGTAATAGCCAAAATGGACGGCACAAACAATGAGCATCCTCGTGCCAAG CCTGATGGATTCCCCACGATACTCTTCTACCCAGCTGGGAAGAAAAGCTTTGAGCCT ATAACTTTCGAGGGTGACCGGACGGTGGTGGAGATGTACAAGTTCCTCAAGAAGCACGCCGCCATCCCGTTCAAGCTGAAGCGCCCGGACTCGTCAGCAGCACGGACCGACGGCTCAGGCTCAACGACTGAGGGCGAGAAGAGCTCCGGCTCGAACCCGAAGGACGAGTTGTAG